From one uncultured Methanoregula sp. genomic stretch:
- the glmS gene encoding glutamine--fructose-6-phosphate transaminase (isomerizing) has protein sequence MCGIVGYVGRKEAAPIIVEGLKKLEYRGYDSFGIATLGTGIEIAKHRGRISENASSAMILKGKTGIGHTRWATHGAPNDVNAHPHTDCSGTIAVVHNGIIENYAELKRELVARGHTFRSETDTEVIAHLIEEHYTGTITLLQAVQEMLPGLKGSYALLVISAKEEGIIAARNASPLVIGIGDGETFAASDMTPILEHTERAIFLEEGDVASITREKLEIYNQGVLIARPIELIDWSIEDVKKGGFPHYMLKEIYEQPQAFYNTIRAVNPDMISRIMGCHPATATIVACGSSYHAGLIFKYLLEGSCGIPARLEFASEFRYFPPPVEGLVIGITQSGETADTLTAIRQAKTHNCRTLAITNVLGSTISRVADATLFMRAGPEMSVAATKSFIAQLAVMMQIANLICDQKYNDSLLRAHQVIEEVLLMDISEAVTLCMKAQSIFFVGRGPFYPVSLEGALKMKEISYIHAEGYAAGELKHGPFALLSPDTPVIALCMPGETYGVMISNIKEMKARGAPVIAIGCEGDREVPDIVDIFIGLPMSSVFVQVLTSLVILQLLAYHTAVALKRDIDKPRNLAKSVTVE, from the coding sequence GTGTGCGGCATAGTCGGATACGTTGGCAGGAAAGAAGCAGCGCCCATTATCGTTGAGGGGTTAAAAAAACTCGAGTACCGGGGCTACGATTCGTTCGGTATTGCAACGCTGGGAACAGGTATCGAGATCGCAAAACACCGGGGAAGGATCTCGGAAAATGCCAGTTCCGCTATGATACTGAAGGGCAAGACCGGTATCGGGCATACCCGGTGGGCTACCCACGGGGCCCCCAACGATGTCAACGCTCATCCCCACACAGATTGTTCCGGAACAATTGCCGTTGTCCATAATGGAATAATTGAGAACTATGCTGAACTCAAAAGGGAGCTGGTTGCCAGAGGGCATACATTTCGTTCAGAAACAGATACGGAAGTTATTGCCCACCTGATTGAAGAGCATTATACCGGGACAATAACCCTCCTCCAGGCAGTGCAGGAGATGCTTCCCGGACTGAAAGGGTCGTATGCACTGCTGGTCATTTCCGCTAAAGAGGAGGGTATAATTGCTGCGAGAAACGCAAGCCCTCTGGTGATCGGAATCGGTGATGGAGAAACTTTCGCTGCGTCAGATATGACTCCGATTCTGGAACACACGGAGCGGGCAATTTTTCTGGAAGAAGGCGATGTGGCATCCATTACGCGGGAAAAACTGGAGATTTACAACCAGGGCGTCCTGATCGCCCGCCCGATCGAACTCATCGACTGGTCGATCGAAGATGTTAAAAAAGGTGGATTTCCCCATTACATGCTCAAGGAGATATACGAACAGCCCCAGGCGTTCTATAACACGATTCGTGCCGTAAACCCGGATATGATTTCCAGGATCATGGGTTGTCACCCGGCAACAGCAACTATCGTGGCATGCGGGTCTTCGTACCATGCCGGTCTGATTTTCAAGTATCTCCTGGAGGGATCCTGTGGCATACCTGCCCGCCTTGAATTCGCCTCTGAATTCAGGTATTTCCCGCCACCAGTGGAGGGGCTGGTGATTGGTATCACCCAGTCGGGAGAGACTGCCGACACGCTTACTGCGATCCGTCAGGCAAAAACCCATAACTGCAGGACACTTGCAATCACCAATGTCCTCGGTAGCACCATCAGCAGGGTTGCTGACGCGACCCTTTTTATGCGGGCCGGGCCTGAGATGAGTGTTGCTGCGACAAAATCGTTCATCGCCCAGCTTGCTGTAATGATGCAGATTGCAAACCTCATCTGCGATCAAAAGTATAATGACAGTCTGCTGCGTGCCCACCAGGTGATTGAAGAGGTACTCTTAATGGACATCTCAGAGGCAGTCACCCTTTGTATGAAGGCACAGAGCATCTTTTTTGTCGGGAGGGGGCCGTTTTACCCGGTCTCCCTTGAAGGTGCGCTCAAAATGAAGGAGATCTCCTATATCCATGCAGAAGGATACGCCGCAGGGGAGTTGAAGCATGGACCCTTTGCCCTGCTCTCACCGGATACTCCGGTGATTGCACTCTGTATGCCCGGGGAGACCTACGGGGTCATGATCTCCAATATCAAGGAGATGAAAGCCAGGGGTGCACCCGTGATTGCAATTGGCTGTGAGGGAGATCGTGAAGTCCCGGATATCGTTGACATCTTCATCGGTCTTCCCATGTCTTCCGTTTTTGTACAGGTACTCACGAGTCTTGTGATACTCCAGCTCCTCGCATATCATACAGCAGTCGCATTGAAACGCGATATCGACAAGCCCAGAAACCTTGCAAAGAGCGTGACCGTCGAATGA
- a CDS encoding DapH/DapD/GlmU-related protein → MIEYGKNTIGENARIFEPVTVGFPSRENMEKTGFAGSVIGKNATLRSGTIIYCDVMIGDNFQTGHNVMIREKTRIGDRVAIGTATVIEGNVSIGNDVSLQSMVYIPTNTRIGNNVFIGPNTVLTNDRYPPSHGQMVGPTIMDRAAIGANATILPGVCIGKGALIAAGAVVTKDVPDRMLAVGSPAKLRNLPGPATER, encoded by the coding sequence ATGATCGAATACGGAAAGAACACTATTGGTGAGAATGCCAGAATCTTCGAACCTGTTACCGTGGGTTTTCCTTCCAGAGAGAACATGGAAAAGACCGGATTTGCCGGGTCGGTAATCGGAAAAAATGCCACATTACGATCCGGCACGATAATTTACTGTGATGTGATGATCGGTGACAACTTCCAGACAGGCCATAACGTAATGATCCGGGAGAAAACAAGAATCGGCGATCGGGTTGCTATCGGTACGGCAACAGTGATTGAGGGAAACGTTTCCATCGGAAACGATGTCAGTCTCCAGAGCATGGTCTATATACCTACCAATACCCGGATCGGGAACAATGTGTTCATCGGGCCCAACACCGTTCTGACGAACGACCGGTATCCCCCTTCCCATGGGCAGATGGTGGGGCCAACAATCATGGATAGGGCAGCAATCGGTGCCAACGCCACGATCCTGCCGGGGGTCTGCATCGGGAAGGGGGCTCTCATTGCTGCCGGGGCGGTGGTCACGAAAGATGTCCCCGACCGTATGCTTGCTGTTGGATCACCGGCAAAACTGCGGAATCTTCCAGGGCCGGCAACAGAGCGGTGA
- a CDS encoding glycosyltransferase, whose protein sequence is MKILLVSTQDYIHHPVLSRHHNIFEILAERHDVHVAHFHVSRCAPRSTRLTVDETTLIPFRSPLLHYTLNTPYHYYAFDRLIDKEDFDIVVAANVLAGSAVIHAAKKHEVPVVFDLKDWFPDSAAAYFKNRFLQDTVRKSVWAITKRNLKNCDIITTVSPSLVDKLGRLGFSAELITNGADTDIFKPADGSPARRELGIKKEDFVIGFCGSIERWYALDEMIRALPALIRYHPDTRLLIVGGSLFTDYQEELKVLVGALGVADRVIFTGLKPYNELPRYIACMDACTIPLAPPQWGDIALPNKYFEYSACGKPIVMRPMPDVEKIGGPDLFVYRTQEEYISHIRTLMDNPPTFSVNPDKSSWKEKSRQFEEIFNRIV, encoded by the coding sequence ATGAAAATTCTCCTTGTATCAACCCAGGATTATATCCATCACCCGGTCCTCTCACGACATCATAACATATTTGAGATCCTGGCAGAACGGCATGACGTCCATGTAGCACATTTCCATGTCAGCAGATGCGCCCCGAGATCCACCAGACTGACGGTGGACGAAACCACACTGATCCCGTTCCGGAGCCCGCTTCTGCATTATACGCTCAACACGCCCTATCATTATTATGCCTTTGACAGGCTCATCGATAAAGAGGATTTTGACATTGTCGTCGCCGCCAATGTGCTCGCAGGTTCGGCCGTGATCCATGCAGCAAAAAAACATGAGGTTCCTGTCGTATTCGATCTCAAGGACTGGTTTCCTGACTCGGCTGCTGCATATTTCAAGAACCGGTTCCTCCAGGATACCGTGCGGAAGAGTGTCTGGGCAATCACAAAACGTAACCTTAAGAATTGTGACATCATCACTACCGTCTCTCCCTCGCTCGTAGATAAGCTCGGGCGACTGGGTTTCTCTGCGGAACTGATCACTAACGGGGCAGATACGGACATTTTCAAACCTGCAGACGGGAGCCCTGCCCGTAGAGAACTGGGCATAAAAAAAGAGGATTTTGTCATCGGATTCTGCGGGAGTATCGAGCGATGGTATGCACTCGACGAGATGATCCGGGCTCTTCCTGCACTGATCCGGTACCACCCGGATACCCGGCTGCTTATTGTCGGAGGATCCCTGTTTACCGATTATCAGGAGGAACTCAAAGTACTTGTAGGGGCGCTCGGGGTCGCAGACAGAGTCATATTTACCGGGCTCAAACCCTATAATGAACTTCCCCGCTATATCGCATGCATGGATGCCTGCACCATTCCCCTGGCACCACCACAATGGGGAGATATTGCCCTTCCCAACAAGTACTTCGAGTATTCAGCCTGCGGCAAGCCGATCGTCATGCGGCCGATGCCGGACGTGGAGAAGATTGGCGGACCGGATCTTTTTGTATACAGGACCCAGGAAGAATATATCTCCCACATCAGGACCCTCATGGATAACCCGCCCACTTTTTCCGTAAATCCCGATAAAAGCAGCTGGAAAGAAAAATCAAGACAATTTGAAGAGATTTTTAACCGTATTGTGTGA
- a CDS encoding oligosaccharyl transferase, archaeosortase A system-associated, which produces MEFLDLTKHRKYLIFGLVAIFSLFALWIRLIPLFTMGKTDVLMMVASDDPLYNLRQVEQIIANFPNYAWFDPMSLYPTGSTIYWGPLFPTIIAACCLLTGASTRPEIISLGLIIPPIMAAAIVAIMYYIGKCCGDWKTGILASGFTAIVTGQFYYRSLYGYMDHHIAEVLFSTIFCLFYMYAILSEKESTIDLKNFHTYKKTIIFSCLAGIAYILGLLVMPTMILFALIVGAFTVLQFIIDHLRGRTSEYLLIINSTIFIIAIAGLLLFGFKTTGLDLSLYSIGHVYAYIGLIAGTAFLFLLAGFLKTKERYFFPAAVIACAVIFALILYIFNPQMYSLLVNNLFAFFGQAPVTDTVQEARGWTTALAWTTFNFGLFLMLGGIIVMVYNNFRDEHPTQVFVLVWSLIMLFSTWQHVRYEYYLAINVALLSAACISFVIARGGDEVLRMEKGLPGEGAVSERKEVEKEGHARSKKQKNLQKKGTGSRPANYPAICLFIVGILVSILFIYASVSLSYLSATQDPMQMNPDWRESLDWMANNTPETGVNYLTIYDPKTFQYPSHSYGVMSWWDYGHLITYIAKRIPNANPFQQGVAGADGSAAFFISTSEGTANSILDHVGTRYIVTDAEMDTGKFWAMATWYNSTDGSSPYQITLLTPGRDDPNNYDSFMLNEKPYYHTMISRLHNFDGSMTTPASVYYVEYADPGLTGASLPLMTKAEVTNSTDAAFRAEQFNKKAQAGYHAQALNPSLVSPVDKIPALSHYRLVHESPTNVLNSKTVDLKYVKVFEYVKGAHIKGEGIIEVPVVTNTGRNYTYRQESVNGEFVVPYSTTGNPYGVKTTGKYQIVGTGRQYDVPEAAVMQGLTIQ; this is translated from the coding sequence ATGGAATTTCTGGATCTTACAAAACACCGAAAGTATCTGATTTTCGGGCTTGTCGCAATATTTTCACTTTTTGCTCTATGGATTCGTCTGATTCCTCTGTTTACCATGGGTAAAACAGATGTTCTGATGATGGTGGCAAGTGATGACCCGCTCTACAATCTCCGCCAGGTTGAGCAGATCATTGCAAATTTCCCGAACTATGCCTGGTTTGATCCCATGAGCCTCTATCCTACCGGGTCTACCATATACTGGGGTCCGCTGTTTCCAACGATAATCGCTGCATGCTGTCTTCTGACAGGGGCTTCAACCCGTCCTGAAATCATCAGTCTCGGCCTCATTATTCCACCCATTATGGCTGCGGCGATCGTTGCCATCATGTATTACATTGGTAAGTGTTGCGGGGACTGGAAGACGGGCATTCTGGCATCCGGGTTCACTGCGATCGTCACCGGCCAGTTTTATTACCGGTCACTCTACGGATACATGGACCATCATATCGCAGAGGTCCTTTTTTCTACGATCTTCTGTCTATTCTACATGTATGCAATCCTGTCCGAGAAAGAGAGCACGATAGATCTCAAAAATTTCCATACCTACAAGAAAACCATCATCTTTTCCTGTCTCGCCGGTATTGCCTATATTCTCGGCCTGCTGGTTATGCCGACAATGATACTCTTCGCCCTGATTGTCGGAGCATTTACGGTGCTGCAGTTTATAATCGACCATCTCCGTGGCCGGACAAGCGAGTACCTGCTCATCATCAACAGCACCATTTTTATCATAGCAATTGCGGGCCTCCTGCTATTCGGATTCAAGACTACCGGACTGGATCTCTCCCTTTATTCGATCGGACACGTCTATGCATATATCGGTCTGATCGCAGGTACAGCATTTCTGTTCCTGCTTGCAGGATTCCTGAAGACAAAAGAGCGGTATTTTTTCCCGGCGGCGGTTATAGCCTGTGCAGTAATTTTTGCACTTATTCTCTACATATTCAACCCGCAAATGTACTCACTCCTCGTGAACAATCTCTTTGCGTTTTTCGGGCAGGCACCCGTAACTGATACGGTCCAGGAGGCCCGTGGGTGGACGACGGCGCTTGCATGGACCACCTTTAATTTTGGTCTTTTCCTCATGCTGGGCGGGATCATTGTTATGGTATATAACAACTTCCGCGACGAGCACCCGACTCAGGTATTCGTGCTGGTCTGGTCACTGATAATGCTGTTTTCCACATGGCAGCATGTCCGGTACGAGTATTATCTTGCCATCAACGTGGCTCTCCTTTCGGCAGCATGCATAAGTTTTGTGATTGCCCGCGGGGGGGACGAGGTTCTCCGTATGGAGAAGGGATTGCCCGGAGAAGGAGCCGTAAGCGAGAGAAAGGAGGTCGAAAAAGAAGGCCATGCACGGAGTAAAAAACAGAAAAACCTCCAGAAGAAAGGAACTGGATCACGGCCGGCAAATTATCCTGCAATCTGTCTGTTCATTGTTGGAATTCTTGTGAGCATTCTCTTCATCTATGCATCCGTTTCCCTCAGTTACCTGAGCGCAACGCAGGATCCTATGCAGATGAACCCGGACTGGCGTGAGTCGCTCGACTGGATGGCAAACAACACACCGGAGACTGGTGTAAATTACCTTACAATATACGACCCGAAGACCTTCCAGTACCCCAGTCACTCATACGGTGTCATGTCCTGGTGGGACTATGGTCACCTGATAACGTACATTGCCAAGAGGATCCCGAATGCAAACCCCTTCCAGCAGGGCGTTGCGGGGGCTGATGGATCGGCTGCATTTTTCATTTCGACCTCGGAAGGTACAGCAAATTCCATCCTTGATCATGTCGGAACGCGATACATCGTCACGGATGCCGAAATGGACACAGGAAAGTTCTGGGCTATGGCCACATGGTATAATTCGACAGACGGGAGCAGCCCCTACCAGATTACCCTCCTTACACCGGGAAGGGATGATCCCAATAATTATGATTCGTTCATGCTCAATGAAAAGCCGTATTACCACACCATGATCTCAAGACTGCACAACTTCGACGGTTCCATGACAACACCCGCCTCTGTGTATTATGTGGAGTATGCGGACCCGGGACTAACCGGCGCATCCCTTCCCCTTATGACGAAGGCTGAGGTAACAAATTCAACCGATGCGGCATTCCGTGCAGAACAATTTAACAAAAAGGCACAGGCAGGATACCATGCACAGGCGCTTAACCCTTCGCTTGTATCTCCTGTCGATAAAATCCCGGCCCTCAGCCATTATCGCCTAGTCCATGAATCCCCGACAAATGTCCTCAATTCAAAGACGGTCGATCTGAAATACGTGAAGGTCTTTGAATATGTCAAAGGAGCCCATATCAAAGGCGAAGGGATTATTGAAGTCCCGGTCGTCACCAACACCGGACGGAATTACACGTACCGTCAGGAGAGCGTCAACGGAGAGTTCGTTGTCCCGTATTCGACGACAGGTAACCCGTATGGCGTGAAAACAACGGGAAAATACCAGATTGTTGGTACAGGCCGTCAGTACGATGTACCTGAAGCAGCAGTTATGCAGGGCCTGACAATCCAGTAA
- a CDS encoding DUF2098 domain-containing protein, which translates to MLADEITLDMKVRYPRTGTTGKILHLEQIRGETFAELDSTNLLYRIDQLIPATVTDEKVTSIQEDAKTIIEREREFAAGRELQDALRNIDQSCEGGG; encoded by the coding sequence ATGTTAGCTGATGAGATCACTCTCGATATGAAAGTCCGGTATCCCCGCACAGGAACGACCGGTAAAATCCTCCACCTTGAACAGATTCGGGGTGAGACCTTTGCCGAACTGGACAGTACGAATCTTCTCTACCGCATCGATCAGCTCATACCGGCGACCGTGACGGATGAAAAGGTCACATCAATTCAGGAGGATGCCAAAACGATCATCGAACGGGAGCGGGAGTTTGCCGCAGGACGCGAGCTCCAGGACGCCCTCAGGAATATTGACCAGAGTTGTGAGGGAGGGGGTTGA
- a CDS encoding translation initiation factor IF-2 subunit gamma, with product MHDVTVPSINIGVVGHVDHGKTTLVNALTGTWTDRHSEEVKRGISIRLGYADATFYRCDACEGTEAFSTNPTCPKCGGKGTPFRSISFVDAPGHETLMATMLSGSALMDGAMLVIAASERCPQPQTKEHLMALELVGIKNIVIVQSKIDVVSQKEAVDNYHEIKAFVKGTIAENAPIIPVSSQKEINMGALVQALDTIIPEPERDPDTEPLMLIARSFDVNKPGCNWKDVKGGVVGGSLIRGILRADDKIEIRPGRQTQVENRIKWIPITTTITTINAGSKVVETATPGGLLGVGTKLDPALTKSDALAGQVLGHEGKLPPVWDKIRCKVTLMERVVGATSELIIEPLKHSEPLMLSVGTAVTVGIVTNTKKDYVEIALKRPVCAEVGSRIAMSRQVGARWRLIGMGVLGE from the coding sequence TTGCATGATGTGACAGTTCCCAGTATCAATATCGGCGTCGTGGGTCATGTAGACCATGGAAAGACCACGCTCGTCAACGCACTTACCGGGACATGGACCGACCGGCATAGCGAGGAAGTGAAGAGGGGCATTTCCATCCGGCTCGGATATGCTGACGCCACATTTTACCGGTGTGACGCCTGCGAAGGTACGGAGGCGTTTTCAACAAATCCGACGTGTCCGAAATGCGGAGGCAAAGGAACGCCATTCCGTTCCATATCGTTTGTCGATGCACCGGGACATGAGACGCTGATGGCGACGATGCTCTCAGGTTCCGCCCTGATGGACGGGGCAATGCTTGTGATTGCGGCAAGCGAGAGATGCCCGCAACCGCAGACAAAAGAGCACCTGATGGCGCTGGAGCTTGTCGGTATAAAGAATATCGTGATCGTCCAGAGCAAGATCGACGTTGTCAGCCAGAAAGAGGCGGTGGATAATTACCACGAGATCAAGGCATTTGTCAAAGGGACGATCGCCGAAAACGCCCCAATCATCCCCGTCTCATCGCAGAAGGAAATTAATATGGGGGCACTTGTTCAGGCACTGGATACGATCATTCCTGAACCTGAGCGGGATCCAGACACCGAGCCGCTCATGCTGATCGCCCGCTCGTTTGACGTGAACAAACCGGGCTGTAACTGGAAGGATGTCAAAGGCGGCGTGGTCGGGGGGTCTCTTATACGGGGCATCCTCCGCGCAGATGACAAGATTGAGATCCGTCCCGGCAGGCAGACACAGGTTGAGAACCGTATCAAGTGGATTCCCATCACGACGACAATTACAACTATCAATGCAGGATCAAAAGTCGTTGAAACCGCGACTCCCGGGGGACTCCTGGGAGTGGGGACCAAACTCGACCCCGCGCTCACGAAGAGCGATGCGCTTGCAGGCCAGGTGCTGGGTCATGAGGGAAAACTTCCCCCGGTCTGGGACAAGATCCGGTGCAAGGTCACCCTGATGGAACGTGTGGTAGGTGCAACGAGTGAACTCATCATTGAACCACTGAAACATTCCGAACCGCTGATGCTCTCTGTCGGCACTGCGGTCACCGTGGGTATTGTAACGAATACCAAGAAAGATTATGTGGAAATTGCTCTGAAGCGACCAGTATGTGCAGAAGTGGGATCAAGGATCGCCATGAGCCGGCAGGTGGGAGCACGCTGGCGGTTAATCGGGATGGGTGTGCTGGGCGAGTGA